CCACGCCACGGCCGGCGCTGAAGCGAATGCCTGGTTCGCTGTGCAGGCGCACCTGGGAAAAGAGCAGGGCACCGTGGGTCACGTCCGGGTCGTCGCCGGCGTCCTTGATCGTTCCGGCTTCGGCGCCGTCGTTCATCAACCGACAGAATTCCAGGCGCATCTGCACTCGTTTGCCTTTGGGCAGAATGATCTCGACGGCGTCTGCTTCCACGCCACTGAGCAGCAGGCGTGCCGCCGCGAGGCTGGTGGCGGTGGCGCAGCTGCCAGTGGTCAGGCCGCTGCGCAGCGGTGCGGGTTGTTCGGCGGTTTCGTCACGCATCGAGGGGTTTCGTCACGTCCAGCAAGGTAATCGGCAGCGCCTGACGCCAGGTGTCGAACTCGCCCAGCGGTTGCGCCTGAGCGACATGAATTCGGGTCAGTTCACCGCCATGCCGTTCGCGCCAGGCCATCAGGGTCACTTCGCTTTGCAGTGTGACGGCGTTGGCGATCAGTCTGCCGCCGGGTTTGAGTTGCGCCCAGCATGTATCGAGCACGCCTTCGCGGGTGACGCCGCCACCGATGAAAATTGCGTCCGGACGTTCTAGCCCATCCAAGGCTTGCGGCGCGCTGCCGCGAATCAATTGCAGACCGGGGACGCCCAAGGCATCGCGGTTGTGTTCAATCAATAACTGCCGTCCTTCATCCGCTTCGATGGCCAGCGCCCGGCAGCTCGGGTGAGCGCGCATCCATTCAATGCCGATCGAACCGCTGCCGGCGCCGACGTCCCACAGCAGTTCGCCGGGAACCGGGGCGAGGCGTGCAAGGGTGATGGCGCGCACATCGCGCTTGGTCAGTTGGCCGTCGTGCTTGAAGGCAGAGTCTGGCAACCCGGCGAGGCGTGACAGGCGCGGCGTGTTCGGTTCAGCGATGCATTCGATGGCGATCAGGTTCAGGTCGGCGATCTCCGGCTCGCTCCAGTCGTTGGCGACACCCTCGATGCGTCGTTCGGCTTCACCGCCCAGATGTTCCAGCACGGTGAGGCGACTCGGCCCGAAACCGCGCTCGCGCAGCAACGCCGCGATGGCCGCCGGACTCTGGCCGTCGTTGCTCAACACCAGCAAGCGCACACCACTGAACACATGGGCGTTGAGCGCGGTGACGGGGCGGGCGACTACTGAAAGCGTCACCACGTCCTGCAACGGCCAGCCCATTCGCGCGGCCGCGAGGGAGCAAGAAGAGGGCGCCGGCAGAATCAGCATCTGCTCGGCGGGCACTTGTCGCGCGAGACTGGCACCCACGCCAAAGAACATCGGGTCGCCGCTGGCGAGCACACAAACCGGCTCGCCACGCAGTGCCAGCAATGGTTCAAGGGAAAACGGGCTGGGCCAGAGCTGGCGCTCGCCGCGAATGCACACCGGCAGCAAATCCAGTTGTCGCTGACCGCCAATGATCCGCGAGGCGCCCAGCAGAGCCCGTCGAGCGTTCTTGCCCAGGCCCTTGAAGCCGTCTTCACCGATACCTACTACTGTCAGCCAGGGTGACATCTGCCGTCCTCAAAAAAAGTCCGCAAACGGACTGTTCCGACGGGCAGGCTTTTCATGCCGTCGAACAAAGCAGGCATAATACCGCGCCTTCGCCCGCGAAGCGCCTTTCCCACACAGCCGGTCGCCCCTTTGAACGAACGCCCGATGTCCTCCGCCTTACGCCCCTCGGCCTGCCCGGGGTTGCTGCGTATCGTCCAGGCGCTGGATGGCGGCATTTGTCGGATCAAATTGAACGGCGGTTCGATCAGCGCCGCCCAGGCGGAAGCGGTGGCCAGCGCGGCCGAACGGTTTGCCGGGGGCGTGATCGAGGCGACCAACCGGGCCAACCTGCAGATTCGCGGGATTGGCAGCGAACAGACGGCCTTGATCGACAGCCTGCTCGCCGCAGGATTGGGCCCGCGTACCGCGGCGGGTGACGATGTGCGCAACCTGATGCTCAGCCCGAGCGCCGGGATTGATCGGCAGATGTTGCTCGATACGCGCCCGCTGGCCGAACAGATCCTCACCAGCCTGCAAAGCCATGAGCGTTTTCACCAGTTGAGCGCCAAATTTGCCGTGCAACTCGATGGCGGCGAAGGCCTGGCAATGCTTGAGCATCCTCACGACCTGTGGTTGAGCGCCGTTGAGCAAGAGGGTGAGTGCGTGCTGGCCTTCGGTCTGGCGGGTTGCCCGACGCAGACTCCGTCGGGCGCGGTGCGACTGGAGGACGGGCATTCGTTGGTGATCGCGGTGCTTGAGTTATTCCTCGATCTGGCGCGTCCCGACCAGACGCGCATGCGTCATCTGCTGGCCGAATACCCGGTTGCCGGGTTTGTCGCTCAAGTGGCCGAACGTGTGCCGCTGCTGTCCATCGTGAGCGGGCCGCGCGTTACGAACTCGAGCGTTCTACACATTGGCGCTCATCCTCAGCGTGAAACCGGCCGTGTCTATGTCGGCGCGACGCCATCTCTGGGCCGGCTCGATCCCGCCATGCTGCGGGGCGCCGCACAACTGGCCCG
The window above is part of the Pseudomonas sp. B21-048 genome. Proteins encoded here:
- the cbiE gene encoding precorrin-6y C5,15-methyltransferase (decarboxylating) subunit CbiE — its product is MSPWLTVVGIGEDGFKGLGKNARRALLGASRIIGGQRQLDLLPVCIRGERQLWPSPFSLEPLLALRGEPVCVLASGDPMFFGVGASLARQVPAEQMLILPAPSSCSLAAARMGWPLQDVVTLSVVARPVTALNAHVFSGVRLLVLSNDGQSPAAIAALLRERGFGPSRLTVLEHLGGEAERRIEGVANDWSEPEIADLNLIAIECIAEPNTPRLSRLAGLPDSAFKHDGQLTKRDVRAITLARLAPVPGELLWDVGAGSGSIGIEWMRAHPSCRALAIEADEGRQLLIEHNRDALGVPGLQLIRGSAPQALDGLERPDAIFIGGGVTREGVLDTCWAQLKPGGRLIANAVTLQSEVTLMAWRERHGGELTRIHVAQAQPLGEFDTWRQALPITLLDVTKPLDA
- the cobG gene encoding precorrin-3B synthase; this translates as MSSALRPSACPGLLRIVQALDGGICRIKLNGGSISAAQAEAVASAAERFAGGVIEATNRANLQIRGIGSEQTALIDSLLAAGLGPRTAAGDDVRNLMLSPSAGIDRQMLLDTRPLAEQILTSLQSHERFHQLSAKFAVQLDGGEGLAMLEHPHDLWLSAVEQEGECVLAFGLAGCPTQTPSGAVRLEDGHSLVIAVLELFLDLARPDQTRMRHLLAEYPVAGFVAQVAERVPLLSIVSGPRVTNSSVLHIGAHPQRETGRVYVGATPSLGRLDPAMLRGAAQLARERGDGSLRFTPWQSLLLPDIHERDAAEVIHSLENLRLRCSADDALAHLIACTGSAGCGKGLSDTKGDALQLAALLQRHGPILNVHLSGCARSCAAAHITPVTLLAVSPGHYDLYFRDAAQPGFGALHARNLTIEAVAALLDARSRSSLDA